One window from the genome of Coleofasciculus chthonoplastes PCC 7420 encodes:
- a CDS encoding ABC1 kinase family protein: MSQQYIEVDYLEAEQIKPRRRYDPDEIAAKYRYRPWVVLWRALRIIWNFVQFILGLKWDEWRNQVEKNRFKRAAQLRHILTRLGPTFIKVGQALSTRPDLVRKDFLEELIKLQDQLPPFDNKTAFAIIESELDRSVSEVYRQISPDPIAAASLGQVYHAYLYTGEEVAVKVQRPNLLKYLTLDLYLMRKSAGWLSRWLPLNLGHDLTLIVDEFGIKLFEEIDYVNEGRHAELFASNFRDDPSVKVPTIYWRHSNHRVLTLEWINGCKLTDTKSLCTAGLDADQVIQTGVIAGLRQLLEHGFFHADPHPGNLFAMPDGRMAYIDFGMMDQLEEETKETIVSAVIDLINKDYPELAKKFVILGFLTPDTDITPIIPAIERVLGDAVGQSVRDFNFKTITDSFSELMFEYPFRVPAKFALIIRSLVTQEGLALTLNPEFKIVEVSYPYVAKRLLKGESPGMRRRLIEVLFKDGRFQWQRLENMIAIARSDDNFDLLPTAQLGLQYLLSEEGKFLRRQVLLALTEDDRLHTEEVQRLWNLVKDDLKPGRLFNVALNSLGTMSTEQIAAILPLTAMMGDNE, from the coding sequence GTGAGTCAGCAATACATTGAAGTTGATTATCTTGAAGCCGAGCAGATTAAACCCCGACGGCGCTATGATCCCGACGAGATCGCAGCTAAATACCGCTATCGCCCTTGGGTGGTTCTCTGGCGGGCGTTAAGGATTATCTGGAACTTTGTTCAGTTTATTCTAGGTCTCAAGTGGGACGAGTGGCGTAACCAAGTTGAAAAGAATAGGTTTAAACGGGCTGCTCAACTGCGACATATCCTGACGCGCCTCGGTCCAACGTTTATTAAAGTAGGACAAGCTTTATCCACGCGCCCGGACTTAGTTCGCAAAGATTTTTTAGAAGAACTGATTAAGCTACAAGACCAACTCCCACCCTTTGACAATAAAACCGCCTTCGCGATTATCGAGTCAGAGTTAGATCGTTCGGTGAGCGAAGTCTATCGCCAAATTTCCCCTGATCCAATCGCGGCGGCGAGCCTCGGTCAAGTCTATCATGCTTATCTCTATACCGGGGAAGAGGTAGCCGTTAAAGTACAACGCCCTAACCTACTCAAATACCTAACTCTGGATCTCTATTTAATGCGGAAGTCAGCCGGGTGGTTATCCCGATGGCTTCCCCTGAATTTGGGTCATGATCTGACATTAATTGTCGATGAATTTGGCATTAAGTTGTTTGAAGAAATCGATTATGTCAACGAAGGTCGTCATGCGGAACTCTTTGCTAGTAACTTTCGTGATGACCCCAGTGTCAAAGTACCGACCATTTATTGGAGGCACAGTAACCACCGGGTCTTAACCTTAGAGTGGATTAATGGGTGTAAATTAACCGATACGAAAAGTCTTTGCACGGCTGGACTTGATGCTGACCAAGTGATTCAAACAGGCGTCATCGCGGGTTTGCGTCAACTCTTAGAACACGGCTTTTTCCACGCTGATCCCCATCCCGGTAACTTGTTTGCTATGCCCGATGGTCGCATGGCTTACATTGACTTTGGCATGATGGATCAGTTGGAGGAAGAAACGAAAGAAACGATTGTCAGTGCGGTTATTGATTTAATCAATAAGGATTATCCTGAGTTAGCGAAAAAGTTTGTTATCCTCGGCTTTTTAACTCCAGATACAGACATCACGCCAATTATTCCCGCCATAGAACGAGTGCTGGGAGACGCGGTGGGTCAAAGTGTACGGGACTTTAATTTTAAAACGATTACGGATAGTTTTTCCGAGTTAATGTTTGAGTATCCGTTCCGTGTTCCGGCAAAGTTTGCCCTGATTATTCGGTCTTTGGTGACTCAGGAAGGGTTGGCGTTAACCCTGAATCCAGAGTTCAAAATCGTTGAAGTATCTTATCCTTACGTCGCCAAACGTCTACTCAAGGGTGAATCGCCAGGTATGCGACGGCGGTTGATTGAGGTGTTGTTCAAGGATGGTAGGTTCCAATGGCAACGCTTAGAGAATATGATTGCGATCGCGCGGTCTGATGATAACTTTGATTTGCTCCCCACAGCCCAACTAGGATTGCAATATCTGTTATCTGAAGAAGGGAAGTTTTTGCGGCGTCAGGTATTACTGGCGTTGACGGAAGATGACCGATTGCACACTGAAGAAGTGCAACGCCTGTGGAATTTGGTCAAAGATGACTTGAAACCGGGACGGTTATTTAATGTGGCGTTAAATTCTTTGGGTACTATGTCAACGGAGCAAATTGCGGCAATTTTACCCCTGACAGCGATGATGGGGGACAATGAGTGA
- a CDS encoding Uma2 family endonuclease yields the protein MLISTTPSIHPQPISLDDWMENPPIGTEWINGELIETNGMTLKHSEIQGNLYFYWRTHKDSSELGGKVYTEAPCRTNKQGRCPDVAYLPPELVTQYGDAKVLPRSFPLSAEIVSPTDLAEDVIIKAQEYLQSGGEEVWLVFPESRWIIIATHNQRLVFTSGEMVSTQTVLSGFCITVDELLA from the coding sequence ATGCTCATCTCAACAACTCCCTCAATTCACCCCCAACCCATCTCCCTAGACGACTGGATGGAAAATCCCCCCATTGGTACAGAATGGATCAATGGAGAATTAATCGAGACCAATGGCATGACACTCAAACATAGTGAAATTCAAGGTAACTTATACTTTTACTGGAGAACCCATAAAGACTCCAGTGAACTAGGTGGAAAAGTCTACACAGAAGCACCTTGTCGCACCAATAAACAAGGGCGTTGTCCTGATGTCGCCTATCTTCCCCCAGAACTCGTTACCCAATATGGTGATGCAAAAGTCCTCCCCCGAAGTTTTCCCCTGAGTGCAGAAATCGTTTCCCCCACGGATTTAGCTGAAGATGTGATTATCAAAGCCCAAGAATACTTACAATCGGGGGGTGAGGAAGTTTGGTTAGTCTTTCCAGAAAGCCGTTGGATTATTATCGCCACTCACAATCAGAGATTGGTGTTTACTTCTGGGGAAATGGTGAGTACACAAACTGTTTTATCTGGTTTCTGTATAACTGTTGATGAACTATTAGCCTAG
- a CDS encoding PIN domain-containing protein, producing the protein MIGLDTNILVRYLTQDDEQQWQQAVALIKQNQPCFIANIVLCELVWVLKGGNYGFPKDEIINTLEAMLHSSAFEFENRSTVYQALKRYKQGSADFSDYLIGAIGHQGGCTQTVSFDRKLKNEKGFRCLE; encoded by the coding sequence ATGATTGGACTTGATACAAACATTCTGGTTCGCTACCTTACCCAAGATGACGAACAGCAGTGGCAACAAGCCGTCGCCCTGATCAAACAAAACCAGCCCTGCTTTATTGCCAATATTGTCCTTTGCGAGTTGGTTTGGGTTCTCAAAGGAGGCAACTACGGGTTCCCTAAAGATGAAATTATCAATACCTTAGAGGCAATGTTACATAGTTCGGCTTTTGAATTTGAAAACCGTTCTACTGTTTATCAAGCATTAAAGCGGTATAAACAAGGTAGCGCTGACTTTTCGGATTATTTAATCGGAGCGATTGGTCATCAAGGGGGTTGTACTCAAACAGTTAGTTTCGATCGCAAGCTGAAGAATGAAAAAGGGTTTCGTTGTCTGGAATAG
- a CDS encoding Uma2 family endonuclease — protein sequence MLVQKKPQTYTLEDYFALEEQSETKHEYHNGEIVPMTGGTTNHNRIIINLVAFLKFAFRGKPLSFFASDVRLWLPDYNCYTYPDLQIISGDILYYENRKDTLTNPSVIVEILSNSTRSYDKGDKFKYYRSLPTFQEYITIDQYGFEVEHYVKTDDGKWLVTYLESEDSVLSLNSVDFEISLKDLYDCVHFEEAD from the coding sequence ATGCTAGTACAAAAGAAGCCACAGACCTATACTCTAGAAGACTATTTCGCGTTAGAGGAACAATCCGAAACCAAACATGAGTACCACAACGGAGAAATTGTACCCATGACTGGCGGCACGACAAATCATAATCGTATTATTATCAATTTAGTGGCTTTTTTAAAGTTTGCCTTCCGGGGTAAACCACTGAGTTTTTTTGCCAGTGATGTTCGTCTATGGCTGCCTGACTACAATTGCTACACCTACCCAGATTTACAGATTATTTCTGGAGATATTCTGTATTATGAGAACCGCAAAGACACTCTAACTAACCCTTCAGTTATTGTGGAAATCCTCTCGAATTCAACCCGCAGTTACGACAAAGGAGATAAATTCAAATATTATCGATCGCTCCCTACGTTTCAAGAATATATCACCATCGATCAGTATGGCTTTGAGGTGGAACACTATGTCAAAACCGATGACGGTAAATGGTTGGTGACTTACCTGGAATCTGAAGACTCTGTGTTATCTTTGAACTCTGTTGACTTTGAAATCTCCTTAAAGGATTTATACGATTGCGTACACTTCGAGGAAGCCGATTAG
- a CDS encoding M1 family metallopeptidase yields MAQSYFDSDQNGHKSFELPGARPHYNPDRPGQVNHIFLDLVLDIPKQRLEGNCTITLTPVRNDIRQFVLDAVNLTIESVQIDGESQPFDCDGEQLQIQLRNPTEAGKEVKIAIAYHVEKPQRGIYFITPSQDYPNKPTQVWTQGEDEDSRFWFPCFDYPGQLASSELRVTVPKPLIAISNGELIGTQEEGDRTTYHWLQNHVHPTYLMTLAVGDFAEIRDEWQGKPVTYYVEKGREDDARRSMGKTPQMMEFYSHVFGYPYPYPKYAQVCVDDFIFGGMENTSTTLLTDRCLLDERAALDGMRTESLVAHELAHQWFGDLVVIKHWSHAWIKEGMASYTEVLWTEQEYGKDDAAYYLLNEARTYIHEDTSRYRRPIVTHIYREAIELYDRHLYEKGACVYHIIRAELGDELFWKTIQTFVQDNAHNTVETVDLLRAIEKATGRNLLFLFDQYVFRGGHPDYKVSYTWDGDSQLAKVTVVQTQVKESQNGSKNERFDLKIPIAFGYTDADSPLKTFKVRIHEREQSFYFPLEKKPQFISFDAGNNYLKTVTLEYPLAELKAQLKHDPDPVSRIYAAQALVKKGGLEVVQALAEALTDDPFWGVRVEVAKQLAKVKLDQASVALVAGLQDKDARVRRSVVEALSKVKTVESYQALNHLLEGGDASYYVEASAAKVLGKLASGSMKDKADEVLQLLTTILNQRAGWNEVVRSGAIAGLSQMKSSPQALDVIMEYTKPGVPQPLRLASIRALGTISTGQTPNKLEEIVEALEELSGESFFLTQVAVVSALAQMETVKAIGVLRSLCDQTPDGRVRRRAEEAIQTVQKRVGSDKAIKQLREELDQIKQENQELKSRLESLEAKSS; encoded by the coding sequence ATGGCACAGTCTTATTTTGATTCGGATCAAAACGGTCACAAGTCCTTTGAATTACCCGGTGCTAGACCCCACTACAACCCCGATCGCCCGGGACAAGTGAATCATATTTTCCTGGATTTGGTCTTGGATATCCCCAAGCAGCGCTTAGAAGGGAATTGTACCATTACCCTAACGCCAGTGCGGAATGATATCCGTCAGTTTGTCCTGGATGCAGTGAACCTGACGATTGAATCGGTGCAGATTGATGGTGAATCCCAACCCTTTGACTGTGACGGAGAACAACTACAGATCCAGCTTCGCAACCCCACTGAGGCGGGGAAAGAGGTAAAAATCGCGATCGCGTATCATGTGGAGAAGCCGCAACGGGGTATCTATTTCATTACCCCCAGCCAAGATTATCCCAATAAACCCACCCAGGTGTGGACACAGGGAGAAGATGAAGACTCCCGCTTCTGGTTCCCCTGTTTCGATTATCCCGGTCAATTAGCGAGTTCTGAACTGCGTGTCACGGTTCCTAAACCGCTGATCGCGATCTCCAATGGGGAACTAATCGGTACTCAAGAAGAGGGCGATCGCACAACTTATCACTGGTTACAAAACCACGTTCATCCTACCTATTTAATGACCTTGGCGGTAGGTGACTTTGCCGAAATTCGCGATGAATGGCAAGGAAAACCTGTTACCTATTATGTAGAAAAAGGGCGAGAAGATGATGCGCGGCGCAGTATGGGAAAAACGCCCCAGATGATGGAATTCTATAGTCATGTCTTTGGCTATCCCTATCCTTATCCCAAATACGCCCAAGTTTGTGTTGATGATTTTATCTTTGGGGGGATGGAAAACACCTCCACCACCCTACTCACTGATCGCTGTTTACTCGATGAACGGGCGGCGCTTGATGGGATGCGTACCGAAAGCTTAGTCGCCCACGAATTAGCACACCAATGGTTTGGCGACTTGGTGGTGATCAAGCATTGGTCCCATGCTTGGATTAAGGAAGGAATGGCGTCTTATACGGAGGTTTTGTGGACTGAACAGGAGTATGGTAAAGATGATGCGGCGTATTACCTACTTAATGAAGCCCGCACCTACATACACGAAGACACCTCCCGCTATCGCCGCCCCATTGTTACCCATATTTATCGAGAAGCCATTGAATTGTATGACCGCCACCTTTATGAAAAAGGGGCTTGTGTTTATCATATAATCCGGGCAGAATTGGGGGATGAGTTATTCTGGAAAACCATTCAAACCTTTGTCCAAGATAATGCTCATAATACCGTAGAAACTGTTGACCTATTACGGGCAATTGAAAAAGCTACGGGTCGAAATCTTCTATTTCTGTTTGATCAATATGTCTTCCGAGGCGGTCATCCCGACTATAAAGTTAGCTACACCTGGGATGGAGATAGCCAGTTGGCGAAAGTTACGGTTGTCCAAACTCAAGTAAAAGAGAGTCAAAATGGTAGCAAGAATGAGCGATTTGACCTAAAAATTCCCATCGCCTTTGGTTACACTGATGCTGATTCCCCACTGAAAACGTTTAAGGTTCGCATCCATGAACGGGAACAGAGTTTCTATTTCCCCTTGGAGAAAAAGCCCCAGTTTATTAGTTTTGATGCAGGGAACAATTACTTAAAAACAGTGACGCTGGAGTATCCTTTAGCTGAACTGAAAGCCCAGCTAAAGCATGACCCTGACCCCGTTTCCCGGATTTACGCCGCCCAAGCGTTAGTGAAGAAGGGGGGATTAGAAGTGGTTCAGGCGTTAGCAGAAGCCTTGACGGATGATCCCTTCTGGGGGGTGCGCGTTGAAGTGGCTAAACAATTAGCAAAAGTCAAACTGGATCAAGCCTCTGTTGCTTTAGTTGCTGGATTGCAGGATAAAGATGCGCGGGTGCGGCGATCGGTGGTTGAAGCCTTGAGTAAGGTGAAAACGGTTGAAAGTTATCAAGCCTTAAACCATCTGTTAGAAGGGGGAGATGCGAGTTATTACGTAGAAGCATCGGCGGCGAAAGTGCTGGGTAAACTGGCGTCTGGGAGTATGAAAGATAAAGCAGATGAGGTGCTACAATTATTAACTACCATTCTCAATCAACGTGCAGGTTGGAATGAAGTGGTGCGATCGGGTGCGATCGCGGGATTGAGTCAGATGAAGTCTTCACCCCAGGCGTTAGATGTAATTATGGAGTATACCAAGCCCGGTGTTCCTCAACCCTTGCGATTGGCGTCAATTCGCGCATTAGGCACCATCTCCACAGGTCAAACCCCGAATAAGCTAGAGGAGATAGTGGAGGCGTTAGAGGAGTTATCTGGGGAATCATTCTTCCTGACTCAAGTGGCTGTGGTTTCCGCCTTAGCCCAAATGGAGACTGTCAAAGCGATTGGGGTTTTGCGATCGCTCTGTGATCAAACACCGGATGGGCGTGTGCGTCGGCGGGCGGAAGAAGCGATTCAAACGGTGCAGAAGCGAGTGGGTTCAGACAAAGCGATTAAACAGCTTCGCGAAGAACTTGACCAGATTAAGCAAGAGAATCAGGAACTCAAAAGCCGCCTAGAAAGCCTGGAAGCGAAATCGTCTTGA
- a CDS encoding HEAT repeat domain-containing protein: MDALVVWGVANAVGFVFGDVLKELAKGTLEDYTKDFFKDRIKALPERFNKEPLVKAVGKALKEFLQLVQEELETWGLSQEELKPYQGALKTFIHNKAVKQELSQAFAEGCRSLDGYTLAQTWETLQLQPLPAEFDWQAITQQYLRRVKAICRESDELRMILDSQNLEAIRDNTDAIAGIIPDFNLRQYRESLKEFYGYLKLETLDPGSYKYPMRLWQVFVPQTVREAMPLYDIPRDYLKRLQEANQLDEQISPEELEQYREMYYRQPIRSVLDILHQPSYPYLVILGDPGSGKSTLAQYVALDWAEKPTKTIPLLIELRNYARDRTLPKTFLEFIHQGAAAICHLNQHRLDEVLEAGDAFVLFDGLDEIFDPVARDTLITEIIRFTNQYPQVRVMVTSRIIGYKAQRLRDAQFRHFTLQDFEAEQIQAFVQKWHDLAFGNQPDKPRLQNRLQRAINESPAIRELAGNPLLLTMMAILNRNRELPRERAELYDEASRVLLHEWDIEKGLPPDEKLSPDTITRKEKQAMLRRVAYQMQAAPQGLAGNLITADELERILAGYLETLQDVEKPRTVSRLIIKQLRERNFILCFSGADCYSFVHRTFLEFFCAWEFVWQFKEKQSLSIEELKTEIFGKHWQDESWHEVLRLIAAMIDEQFVGEIIDYLIRQNGKLAKFRNLFLAAKCLTEVRSRSQISETATRLLNLLKKLSQWGDYKQLNQKQFSLITDIRIQAVATIASTWKEDSKTLHWLVSRLAQNDVLSVRQVILQEIIKGWKEHPNTFRLLRHCAQSHNNSDVRLAILKEIVKGWKEHPATLPWLKYCVYSDKSSRVREIVLKELVQNWHLSELARGGTDNFDPLTFLKAFSQSHGDAIVRKLALQKLLHDYKNDLNTSIFLKTCARSDGDATVRKFALQELARGWKNNLDTSTFLKACARSDGDATVRKFALQQLAHGWKDDPETLTFLKSCAQSDSDTLIKQTALQELAFHWKKYPDINIFILKIKAESDCDAIVRKAAIQELARGSHDNPDILTFLKSRAQSDEDIIVRQTAIQELARGGKNDSNVLNFVKEYALSDTDKNMREIALKELDIGWGNDPNIRVFIIKRKAEVDFKIKAEADLKIKAQSDRDAIVRKTAIQELARGGNGNPEILTFLKSCAQSDSDATVRKTAIQELARGGNGNPEILTFLKSCAQSDSDATVRKTAIKELATSQENNNDILNFLCRCAVKDTFDIYCEDLWLDNPRKTALEIIVKQYPHHPQTLKLLRNRIANDPDPNVQRFAREQLDKLRQKQTNAHAP; encoded by the coding sequence ATGGATGCGCTCGTTGTTTGGGGAGTTGCCAATGCGGTTGGGTTCGTGTTTGGGGATGTCCTCAAGGAGTTGGCGAAGGGAACCTTAGAGGATTATACAAAAGATTTCTTCAAAGACCGAATTAAAGCCTTACCGGAACGATTCAACAAAGAACCCCTGGTAAAAGCCGTGGGTAAAGCCCTAAAGGAATTCTTGCAACTGGTACAGGAGGAGTTGGAAACCTGGGGGTTGAGTCAGGAAGAATTAAAACCCTATCAGGGGGCGTTAAAGACATTTATTCACAATAAGGCAGTTAAGCAGGAGTTAAGTCAGGCTTTTGCCGAGGGGTGTCGTTCTCTGGATGGGTATACTTTAGCCCAAACCTGGGAAACCTTGCAATTGCAGCCATTACCAGCGGAATTTGATTGGCAAGCGATTACTCAGCAGTATCTCAGACGAGTGAAAGCAATCTGTCGAGAGTCTGATGAATTGCGAATGATTCTCGATTCCCAGAACCTAGAAGCCATTCGAGACAATACCGACGCGATCGCAGGGATTATCCCAGATTTTAACCTACGCCAGTATCGGGAAAGTTTAAAGGAATTCTATGGTTATCTCAAACTAGAAACCCTAGATCCCGGTAGCTACAAATACCCGATGCGATTATGGCAGGTATTTGTCCCTCAAACCGTGCGGGAAGCCATGCCGCTTTATGATATTCCTAGAGATTATCTGAAACGGTTACAAGAGGCGAATCAGCTAGATGAACAGATTTCCCCGGAAGAATTGGAACAGTATCGGGAAATGTACTATCGACAGCCGATTCGTTCCGTACTCGATATTCTCCATCAACCCAGTTACCCATACCTGGTTATTTTAGGTGATCCAGGTTCCGGGAAATCCACCTTAGCCCAATATGTAGCGCTAGATTGGGCAGAGAAACCGACAAAAACAATTCCTCTGCTGATAGAATTACGGAATTATGCCCGCGATCGCACGTTACCAAAAACCTTCCTGGAGTTTATCCATCAGGGGGCGGCGGCGATTTGTCATCTAAATCAACATCGCTTGGATGAAGTATTAGAAGCCGGAGATGCATTTGTCTTATTTGATGGTTTAGATGAGATATTTGATCCCGTTGCTAGAGATACGCTAATTACTGAGATTATCCGCTTTACGAATCAGTATCCCCAAGTTCGAGTAATGGTAACCTCTCGGATTATTGGCTATAAAGCCCAACGGTTACGGGATGCTCAGTTTCGTCATTTTACCTTACAAGACTTTGAAGCCGAGCAAATACAGGCATTTGTACAGAAATGGCATGATTTAGCCTTTGGCAATCAACCCGATAAACCCCGACTGCAAAACCGTTTACAACGGGCAATTAATGAGTCACCCGCGATTCGGGAATTAGCCGGAAATCCGTTATTATTAACCATGATGGCAATCTTAAATCGCAACCGAGAATTGCCACGAGAAAGGGCAGAACTTTACGATGAAGCGTCGCGGGTTCTTCTCCATGAATGGGATATTGAAAAAGGATTACCCCCCGATGAAAAACTGTCCCCAGACACGATTACTCGGAAAGAAAAACAGGCAATGTTGCGGCGGGTGGCGTATCAGATGCAAGCCGCACCCCAAGGGTTAGCCGGGAATTTGATTACTGCGGATGAGTTGGAACGGATTTTGGCGGGATATTTAGAGACACTACAAGACGTGGAAAAACCGCGAACCGTTTCTCGGTTAATTATTAAGCAATTACGGGAACGAAATTTTATCTTATGTTTCTCTGGTGCCGATTGTTATTCCTTTGTCCATCGCACGTTTCTAGAATTTTTCTGTGCGTGGGAGTTTGTCTGGCAATTTAAAGAGAAACAATCGCTTTCGATAGAGGAACTTAAGACAGAAATATTTGGCAAGCATTGGCAGGATGAAAGTTGGCATGAGGTACTGCGGTTAATTGCGGCGATGATTGATGAGCAGTTTGTTGGGGAAATCATTGATTATTTAATCAGGCAGAATGGGAAACTAGCTAAGTTTAGGAACTTATTTTTAGCGGCTAAATGTCTGACAGAAGTCAGGAGTCGTTCCCAGATTAGTGAAACTGCTACTCGACTCCTGAATCTGCTCAAAAAATTAAGCCAGTGGGGAGATTACAAACAACTTAATCAAAAACAATTTAGCTTAATCACTGACATTAGGATTCAAGCCGTAGCAACAATTGCATCAACCTGGAAAGAGGACAGCAAAACTTTACATTGGTTGGTATCTCGTCTGGCTCAAAATGATGTTCTTTCAGTACGCCAAGTCATTCTACAGGAAATCATTAAGGGGTGGAAAGAGCATCCTAATACATTTCGACTTTTAAGACATTGCGCTCAGTCTCATAATAATTCGGATGTGCGACTGGCTATCTTAAAGGAGATCGTTAAGGGCTGGAAAGAGCATCCTGCTACCTTACCTTGGCTTAAATATTGCGTCTATTCCGATAAATCTTCCAGGGTGAGAGAGATAGTGTTGAAAGAGTTAGTTCAAAATTGGCATTTATCTGAATTAGCTCGTGGGGGTACGGATAATTTTGATCCTTTAACTTTTCTCAAAGCATTTTCTCAGTCTCATGGTGATGCAATCGTGCGAAAACTAGCTCTACAAAAGTTATTACATGATTATAAAAATGACTTAAATACCTCAATCTTTCTCAAAACCTGCGCTCGTTCGGATGGTGATGCAACTGTGCGAAAATTCGCTCTACAAGAGTTGGCTCGTGGTTGGAAGAATAACCTTGATACCTCAACATTTCTCAAAGCCTGCGCTCGTTCGGATGGTGATGCAACTGTGCGAAAATTCGCTCTACAACAGTTGGCTCATGGTTGGAAGGATGATCCTGAAACTTTAACTTTTCTTAAGTCATGCGCCCAGTCAGATAGCGATACATTAATAAAACAAACGGCTCTACAAGAATTAGCATTTCACTGGAAAAAATACCCAGATATTAATATTTTTATTCTCAAAATAAAAGCTGAGTCAGATTGCGATGCAATCGTGCGAAAAGCGGCAATACAAGAGTTGGCTCGTGGCAGTCATGACAATCCTGATATTTTAACTTTTTTAAAATCTCGCGCTCAGTCAGATGAGGATATAATAGTGCGACAAACCGCAATACAAGAGTTAGCTCGTGGCGGAAAAAATGATTCTAACGTGTTAAATTTTGTTAAGGAATACGCTTTATCAGATACTGATAAAAATATGCGAGAAATTGCTCTAAAAGAATTAGATATTGGCTGGGGAAATGACCCAAATATCAGGGTTTTCATCATAAAAAGAAAGGCTGAAGTAGATTTCAAGATAAAGGCTGAAGCAGATCTCAAGATAAAGGCTCAGTCAGATAGGGATGCAATAGTGAGAAAAACGGCAATACAAGAGTTAGCTCGTGGCGGGAATGGCAACCCTGAAATTCTAACTTTTTTAAAGTCTTGCGCTCAGTCAGACAGCGATGCAACAGTGAGGAAAACGGCAATACAAGAGTTAGCTCGTGGCGGGAATGGCAACCCTGAAATTCTAACTTTTTTAAAGTCTTGCGCTCAGTCAGACAGCGATGCAACAGTGAGGAAAACGGCAATAAAAGAGTTAGCAACTAGCCAAGAAAACAACAATGATATATTGAATTTTTTGTGTCGCTGTGCTGTTAAAGATACCTTTGATATTTATTGTGAAGACTTGTGGTTAGATAACCCTCGGAAAACTGCACTTGAGATCATTGTAAAACAATATCCTCACCATCCTCAAACTCTCAAACTATTACGAAACCGGATAGCGAATGATCCAGATCCCAACGTGCAACGCTTTGCCCGCGAACAATTGGACAAATTACGCCAAAAACAAACAAACGCGCACGCACCCTAA
- a CDS encoding AbrB/MazE/SpoVT family DNA-binding domain-containing protein: MFSTTVTDTGQITIPQEIQDYLKLSSGSKIDFVIDEDGHVKLIPLNVSVEKLSGFLHRPGIRKVTLEEMECAISEGANDWT, from the coding sequence ATGTTCAGTACAACAGTCACCGATACCGGACAAATTACGATTCCTCAAGAAATTCAGGACTACCTTAAACTGAGTAGTGGCAGTAAAATTGATTTTGTTATTGATGAAGACGGTCACGTTAAACTGATTCCTCTTAATGTTTCTGTAGAAAAATTATCAGGATTTTTACACCGACCTGGCATCAGGAAAGTCACCCTCGAAGAAATGGAATGCGCCATCTCTGAAGGGGCAAATGATTGGACTTGA